A single region of the Anaerolineales bacterium genome encodes:
- the menA gene encoding 1,4-dihydroxy-2-naphthoate octaprenyltransferase yields MIDTTDSPVAPSPTDSSPRPPSRARRRHEARSGGRTLMTFLPKPLRPWYQAARPRSLPATYVPLFLGGAAAFLDGVFVGDRFALALIAALLLQIASNYINEYVDYQRGTDAEKVDGMGMALSRGLLTAAQVRLGAIVSLVGAVLIGLFLSFTGAPQLLLIGVIGVVIVVAYTAGPIPLSYLGLGEIAVFFCFGPLMTLGTYLAITGTLSWAAFLSGVPIAFTVTAILHANNMRDLDVDRAANKRTLAVRFGLRGARMEFTVLILGGYVALGALTVAGLSPLPALIAFATLPEALWLVRLTTRTNKPAQLHQAQGRTARLHFWFGMAQVAGWLLYALMGRR; encoded by the coding sequence ATGATAGACACCACCGATTCCCCTGTGGCGCCTTCCCCCACCGATTCCAGCCCCCGCCCCCCTTCACGGGCGCGGCGGCGGCATGAGGCACGGAGCGGCGGGCGCACCCTGATGACCTTCCTTCCTAAGCCCTTGCGCCCCTGGTATCAGGCGGCGCGTCCGCGCAGCTTGCCCGCCACCTATGTGCCGCTGTTTCTCGGCGGTGCGGCGGCGTTCCTTGATGGGGTCTTTGTCGGGGACCGCTTTGCCCTTGCCCTGATCGCCGCCCTGCTCTTGCAGATCGCCTCCAACTACATCAACGAGTATGTCGATTACCAGCGGGGGACAGACGCCGAAAAGGTTGATGGCATGGGCATGGCGCTCTCGCGGGGGCTGCTCACAGCCGCACAAGTGCGCTTGGGGGCGATTGTTTCCCTTGTTGGGGCAGTCCTCATCGGTCTGTTTCTGTCCTTTACGGGAGCGCCCCAACTTTTGCTGATTGGGGTTATCGGTGTCGTGATCGTCGTTGCCTACACCGCCGGACCCATCCCCCTTTCCTACCTCGGCTTGGGAGAAATTGCCGTCTTTTTCTGCTTTGGTCCGCTTATGACGCTTGGCACGTACCTCGCCATCACGGGGACGCTCAGTTGGGCAGCCTTCCTCAGTGGCGTGCCTATCGCCTTCACCGTCACGGCGATCCTCCACGCCAACAACATGCGCGATCTCGACGTGGATCGTGCTGCCAACAAGCGCACGCTCGCCGTCCGTTTTGGGCTGCGCGGGGCGCGGATGGAATTCACCGTCCTCATCTTGGGGGGCTATGTGGCATTAGGGGCGCTCACCGTCGCCGGACTGTCGCCACTTCCGGCACTGATCGCCTTTGCCACCCTCCCTGAGGCGCTGTGGCTTGTCCGCCTGACAACCCGCACGAACAAACCGGCGCAACTTCATCAGGCGCAAGGACGCACCGCCCGCCTTCATTTTTGGTTTGGGATGGCGCAAGTGGCAGGCTGGCTGCTCTATGCCCTTATGGGGCGGCGCTAA
- a CDS encoding response regulator: MSPTIIVVEDNQDLLFLYRAALEQKGYTVVEATSTASVIAMLDKVMPALIILDIEMPAETGVGVIDHLRADERYAAIRVVVITANDRWRERVGDRVDMFLVKPIGITQLLDIIKELVS; the protein is encoded by the coding sequence ATGAGTCCAACAATCATCGTCGTCGAAGACAACCAAGATTTGTTGTTCCTTTACAGAGCGGCGTTGGAACAAAAAGGCTATACCGTCGTTGAAGCGACCAGTACTGCCAGCGTGATCGCCATGCTGGACAAGGTGATGCCCGCCTTGATCATCCTTGATATTGAAATGCCTGCCGAGACGGGCGTTGGCGTGATCGATCACCTTCGCGCCGATGAGCGCTATGCCGCTATCAGGGTCGTTGTTATTACGGCGAATGACCGCTGGCGAGAGCGCGTGGGGGACCGCGTTGATATGTTCCTCGTCAAGCCGATTGGGATCACCCAACTCCTCGATATCATCAAGGAATTGGTGAGCTAA
- a CDS encoding histone deacetylase: protein MPYDPQIIYTPAYDIHFYGIEKMHPFDTRKYSRAYALMRAACGESLLRRTRRPLAPANRADLLTVHSADYLRSLRSSRQIARIVEMPILARLPQPLLYLRVLRPMLWGVAGTMLATDLAFQAGIAVNLSGGYHHCHRDNGEGFTIFSDIGIAIHHARHSGLLPPEKKVLIIDLDAHQGNGHERIFANNPSIYIFDMYNMDIYPRDSSARARIDWDIPLLSGCEGRDYLRTLKAALPKAIAAAGDVGLALYIAGTDVYERDLLGRMRLDDDEVVARDQYVFQTLRAANIPCVMTLGGGYSRESYQLIARSVMTLL from the coding sequence ATGCCTTACGATCCACAGATTATTTACACCCCCGCTTACGACATTCATTTTTATGGCATCGAGAAGATGCACCCCTTTGACACGCGAAAATATAGCCGCGCCTATGCGCTGATGCGGGCTGCCTGCGGGGAATCCCTCCTCCGGCGGACGCGCCGCCCCCTTGCTCCGGCGAATCGCGCCGATTTGCTCACCGTCCACAGCGCCGACTACCTTCGCTCACTGCGTTCCTCGCGGCAGATCGCCCGCATTGTCGAAATGCCTATCCTCGCCCGCCTGCCGCAGCCGCTGCTCTATTTGCGCGTACTGCGCCCCATGTTATGGGGGGTGGCGGGGACGATGTTGGCGACAGACCTAGCTTTTCAAGCCGGAATCGCGGTGAACCTCTCTGGCGGCTACCATCACTGTCACCGTGATAATGGCGAAGGCTTCACCATTTTCTCGGATATTGGGATCGCCATTCACCACGCCCGCCACAGCGGACTCTTGCCGCCGGAGAAAAAAGTCTTGATCATCGATCTGGATGCCCATCAGGGAAATGGGCATGAACGGATTTTTGCCAACAATCCATCGATCTACATCTTCGATATGTATAATATGGATATTTACCCGCGTGATAGCAGCGCCCGCGCCCGCATTGATTGGGATATTCCGCTGCTCTCCGGCTGTGAAGGGCGGGACTATCTGCGCACCTTGAAAGCGGCGCTGCCGAAGGCGATTGCGGCGGCGGGGGATGTGGGCTTGGCACTGTACATTGCCGGGACGGATGTTTACGAACGGGACTTACTGGGACGGATGCGGCTTGACGATGATGAGGTCGTCGCCCGTGATCAGTATGTGTTCCAAACGCTGCGGGCAGCGAACATCCCCTGTGTGATGACGCTTGGCGGTGGCTACAGCCGCGAAAGTTATCAACTCATTGCACGGAGTGTCATGACTTTGCTCTGA
- the def gene encoding peptide deformylase — translation MPVRKILTLSKAEKMLRTRSEPVKKNDRELKGLIADIKATILANPAVGLAAVQIGVLKRVFGVRLTYHPNQPDEEMMPPTVFINPEIVAKSSEMENDSDACLSIPGLVGYTDRHLRLTLRYTDEEGAQHEQPFEGWDARAIQHEMDHLDGILFLDRLKTLDDLYVYVRGEDGEVQQVPYTEAVKQAEQNIDTSKPKI, via the coding sequence GTGCCTGTTCGGAAAATTTTAACTCTCAGCAAAGCGGAGAAAATGCTCCGCACACGCTCTGAGCCTGTCAAGAAAAATGATCGCGAATTGAAGGGGTTGATCGCTGATATTAAGGCGACCATTTTGGCGAACCCGGCGGTTGGCTTGGCGGCGGTACAAATTGGCGTTCTGAAGCGCGTTTTCGGCGTCCGGCTCACCTATCATCCCAACCAACCGGATGAAGAAATGATGCCCCCGACGGTTTTCATCAATCCCGAAATTGTCGCTAAAAGCAGTGAAATGGAGAACGACAGCGATGCCTGCCTGAGCATCCCAGGGCTGGTGGGATATACAGATCGTCACCTGCGCCTGACCCTTCGCTATACGGACGAAGAAGGCGCTCAACACGAGCAGCCTTTTGAGGGGTGGGATGCCCGCGCCATTCAGCACGAGATGGATCACCTTGATGGAATCCTGTTTTTGGATCGGCTTAAAACCCTAGATGATTTGTATGTCTATGTGCGCGGCGAAGATGGTGAGGTTCAGCAAGTTCCCTATACAGAGGCGGTCAAGCAAGCCGAGCAGAACATCGACACCAGCAAGCCGAAGATTTAA
- a CDS encoding M48 family metallopeptidase, protein MPTFETVIDVSGEQITIQVSPDGRLKKTARWKLHEGVVKLRVPPHLVKKDIDLIIERIQTKITRKRRRVDNYTDETLSRRANEINALYFGGELAWRSIRWVDNMAHRLGSCTNGGPSDGDIRLSSRIKNYPDYVVDYVIAHELCHRKYPNHSAAYWDYLARYPHTEKAKGFIEGVFFASGGDPNAALD, encoded by the coding sequence ATGCCCACCTTTGAAACCGTGATTGATGTATCGGGCGAGCAAATCACCATTCAGGTCAGCCCTGATGGACGGCTGAAAAAGACTGCCCGCTGGAAGCTCCATGAAGGCGTTGTCAAACTGCGTGTGCCGCCGCACCTTGTCAAAAAAGATATTGATTTGATCATCGAACGCATCCAAACAAAGATCACCCGTAAGCGCCGCCGTGTCGATAACTACACCGATGAAACGCTCAGCCGCCGCGCTAACGAGATCAACGCGCTCTACTTTGGTGGGGAATTAGCCTGGCGTTCCATCCGTTGGGTCGATAACATGGCGCACCGCCTCGGTAGCTGTACGAACGGTGGTCCGAGCGATGGCGATATTCGACTCAGCAGCCGGATCAAAAATTACCCTGATTACGTGGTTGATTATGTGATCGCCCATGAACTATGTCACCGCAAATATCCTAACCACAGCGCCGCCTATTGGGACTACCTTGCCCGCTATCCCCACACCGAAAAAGCAAAAGGGTTTATTGAAGGCGTCTTTTTTGCCTCAGGGGGCGACCCAAACGCCGCCCTTGATTAA
- a CDS encoding GAF domain-containing protein yields the protein MTPVTDKKRETHEREAALVQEVKRQTGQLDAIRNVITAAANSPDLRETLGAALDAALTVVPLEASAITLIDRATGELVMQAQRGLKLDFTSTPMRLKAGEGISGEVIRTGEPVILGDPTADSRLAVRAWSQENVQAMALIPMRARGEVIGILSVMSHEPHPFTPSEIRTLRVIADQVGLAIDNARLYDTVRVQRSRLEAVLNATADAIIATDDNGIINLVNNAAETFFNLPAESMLGKPLRDAPFFPPAREMLETALHRERGGTVIELPFDDGRYYMGFASPVLTPPQVDTITPFPSDGWVIAFQDVTHLKRAEQQRATFVQTAAHEIRNPLAVTLSALQMVHKALPDEYRKEREMMALGLRGVGRIQELIDDMLDLEKIDSGVGITPTWVDVMSMIERCMIDVRPLLAQKAQTLNVEIYPDIPTYWGDEKWLTRALTNLISNAHKYTQEGSLITVRAAQISVPGKSPELALEVADNGPGIPRESLNQLFERFYRARGSEGKAKGTGLGLSIVKSVAERHGGYVYVHSETSEAKGQGSMFGMVLPYREAEASA from the coding sequence ATGACCCCAGTTACCGATAAAAAACGGGAGACCCATGAGCGCGAGGCAGCGCTTGTCCAAGAGGTCAAGCGCCAAACCGGGCAGCTAGACGCCATTCGCAATGTAATCACGGCGGCGGCGAACTCCCCCGATCTGCGGGAAACCCTCGGTGCGGCGCTGGACGCCGCGCTGACTGTTGTCCCCCTAGAGGCTAGTGCGATCACCCTCATTGATCGGGCGACGGGCGAACTCGTCATGCAAGCGCAGCGCGGGCTAAAGCTCGATTTCACCTCAACGCCGATGCGCCTGAAAGCTGGCGAGGGGATTTCCGGGGAGGTGATTCGGACGGGCGAACCGGTCATTCTTGGCGACCCAACCGCTGATTCCCGTTTAGCGGTGCGGGCGTGGTCGCAAGAGAACGTCCAAGCGATGGCTCTTATCCCCATGCGGGCGCGTGGCGAGGTGATCGGGATTCTAAGCGTGATGAGCCATGAACCGCACCCCTTCACCCCTAGCGAGATTCGCACCCTCCGCGTCATTGCCGATCAGGTTGGGCTTGCCATTGATAACGCCCGCCTTTACGACACGGTGCGCGTCCAGCGCAGCCGCCTAGAGGCTGTTCTCAACGCCACTGCCGATGCCATTATCGCCACCGACGACAACGGCATTATCAACCTTGTCAACAACGCGGCGGAAACATTTTTCAACCTCCCCGCCGAGTCCATGTTGGGAAAACCTCTCCGCGATGCGCCTTTTTTTCCCCCCGCCCGCGAAATGTTAGAGACGGCGCTCCACCGCGAACGCGGCGGGACGGTCATTGAACTTCCCTTTGATGATGGGCGTTACTATATGGGCTTTGCCTCGCCCGTCCTCACACCGCCCCAAGTAGATACAATTACGCCCTTCCCTAGCGATGGCTGGGTGATCGCCTTTCAGGACGTAACTCACCTAAAACGTGCCGAACAGCAGCGGGCAACCTTTGTCCAAACGGCTGCCCACGAAATCCGTAACCCGTTGGCGGTGACGCTCAGCGCCCTCCAAATGGTGCATAAAGCACTTCCCGATGAATACCGCAAAGAGCGCGAGATGATGGCGCTTGGGCTGCGCGGCGTCGGGCGTATCCAAGAACTGATCGATGATATGCTTGATCTGGAAAAAATTGACAGCGGGGTAGGGATAACCCCTACCTGGGTCGATGTGATGTCCATGATCGAGCGCTGTATGATCGACGTTCGTCCGCTCTTGGCGCAAAAGGCACAAACGCTCAACGTCGAAATCTACCCCGATATTCCCACCTATTGGGGTGATGAAAAGTGGCTGACACGAGCCCTGACGAACCTGATTAGCAATGCTCACAAATATACCCAAGAGGGTAGTTTGATCACTGTCCGCGCTGCTCAGATCAGCGTGCCGGGCAAATCCCCAGAGCTTGCCCTAGAAGTTGCCGATAACGGACCAGGCATTCCCCGCGAATCGCTGAATCAGCTGTTTGAGCGGTTTTACCGCGCACGGGGAAGCGAAGGGAAAGCGAAGGGTACAGGGTTGGGTTTATCTATTGTAAAATCAGTCGCCGAGCGTCACGGCGGCTATGTTTACGTTCACAGCGAAACCTCGGAGGCAAAGGGGCAGGGCAGTATGTTTGGTATGGTTTTACCCTACCGCGAAGCAGAAGCGTCCGCCTAA
- a CDS encoding class I SAM-dependent methyltransferase, producing MIVSAWRRLVGFGFRLLYNEFAFTYDAVSALVSFGEWRSWVNAAIPHLNAPAGAPILELAHGTGHLQLALRAAGYTPTGLDLSRAMGRLARRKLLAQNLPLRLVEGRAQVLPFAQGAFAALVCTFPAPFILDAETLREAARVLIPGGRFVIVPNASLTRGGLAREGLELAYRVTGQRAPFPAGIPERFAAAGFTLSRADVPFRRSTAHVLIATRQGERSDSPADSHQAP from the coding sequence GTGATCGTCAGCGCGTGGCGGCGGCTGGTGGGCTTTGGCTTTCGCCTGCTCTACAATGAATTTGCCTTCACCTACGACGCGGTAAGCGCCCTCGTCAGCTTTGGTGAGTGGCGCTCATGGGTGAATGCCGCCATTCCCCATCTCAACGCGCCGGCGGGAGCGCCTATCCTCGAACTGGCGCACGGGACGGGACATCTCCAACTGGCGCTGCGGGCGGCGGGATACACGCCCACTGGGCTTGATCTCAGCCGTGCGATGGGGCGTCTCGCCCGCCGTAAGCTGCTTGCCCAAAACCTCCCACTCAGGCTTGTCGAGGGGCGGGCGCAGGTTTTGCCCTTCGCCCAGGGGGCGTTTGCTGCCCTCGTTTGCACCTTTCCCGCCCCCTTCATCCTCGACGCGGAGACGTTGCGAGAGGCGGCGCGTGTCCTCATCCCCGGCGGACGCTTTGTGATCGTCCCCAATGCCTCGCTCACACGTGGGGGCTTGGCACGCGAAGGGTTGGAACTTGCCTACCGCGTCACGGGACAGCGGGCGCCGTTTCCCGCCGGAATTCCCGAACGCTTTGCCGCTGCCGGGTTCACCCTCAGCCGTGCGGATGTTCCCTTCCGCCGCAGCACCGCCCATGTGCTGATTGCCACCCGTCAAGGTGAGCGATCCGACTCACCAGCCGATTCCCACCAAGCGCCCTAA
- the glpK gene encoding glycerol kinase GlpK, with product MSKFVLALDQGTTSSRAIVFDHEGQVRGVAQKEFPQIYPKPGWVEHNPMDIWGTQIGVAGEALARAGITAESIAALGVTNQRETTLVWDRRTGQPLYNAIVWQCRRTAETCEALKAAGLAPMIRAKTGLVVDAYFSGTKAAWILDHVPDARKRAEAGELCFGTVDTWLIYNLTNGKVHATDPSNASRTMLYNIHSGTWDDELLAALRIPRAILPEVRPSSGLFGETDEHLFSAAIPICGVAGDQQAATFGQACYTPGTVKNTYGTGCFMLMNVGEKAVPSPGGLLATVGWRLGAEQPTIYAFEGSVFIAGAAVQWLRDELKLINHAAESAEIAASIPDTGGVYVVPAFVGLGAPYWDGFARGTIVGLTRGSGRANIVRATLEAIAYQTRDVIEVMTRDAGLSLETLRVDGGASRNDWLMQFQADITGVPVERPAVTETTALGAAYLAGLAVGYWASPMEIATNWRMDRRFEPAISAETRDRLYAGWQRAVERSRGWEQSE from the coding sequence ATGTCAAAATTTGTTTTAGCGCTTGATCAAGGGACAACCAGTTCCCGCGCCATTGTCTTTGACCACGAGGGGCAGGTGCGCGGTGTGGCGCAGAAAGAATTCCCTCAGATTTACCCGAAGCCCGGTTGGGTCGAACATAACCCAATGGACATTTGGGGGACACAAATCGGCGTGGCGGGCGAGGCGCTGGCACGGGCAGGGATCACGGCGGAGTCGATTGCCGCGCTTGGGGTGACGAACCAGCGCGAGACAACCCTTGTCTGGGATCGCCGCACGGGGCAGCCCCTTTATAATGCCATTGTGTGGCAGTGTCGGCGGACGGCGGAAACGTGTGAGGCGCTGAAAGCGGCTGGACTCGCCCCCATGATCCGTGCCAAGACGGGTCTCGTCGTGGACGCTTATTTTTCTGGGACAAAAGCGGCGTGGATTTTGGATCACGTTCCCGATGCCCGTAAACGGGCAGAAGCAGGGGAGTTGTGTTTCGGGACGGTGGACACGTGGCTGATCTACAACCTAACCAATGGGAAGGTTCACGCCACCGACCCTAGCAACGCCAGCCGGACAATGCTTTACAACATTCACAGCGGAACGTGGGACGACGAATTGTTGGCGGCGCTGCGCATCCCCCGCGCCATCTTGCCGGAGGTGCGCCCTTCGAGCGGGTTGTTTGGGGAGACGGACGAGCATTTGTTCAGCGCGGCGATCCCCATCTGTGGTGTGGCGGGCGACCAACAAGCAGCAACCTTTGGACAAGCCTGTTACACCCCCGGCACGGTGAAAAACACCTATGGGACGGGCTGTTTTATGCTGATGAACGTCGGGGAGAAAGCTGTTCCCTCCCCCGGAGGATTGTTGGCGACGGTGGGCTGGCGCTTGGGCGCAGAGCAGCCGACAATCTATGCCTTTGAGGGGAGCGTGTTTATTGCCGGAGCCGCCGTGCAGTGGCTGCGGGACGAGTTGAAACTGATCAACCATGCGGCGGAGAGCGCCGAGATTGCGGCGAGCATCCCCGACACAGGTGGCGTGTACGTTGTTCCGGCGTTCGTCGGCTTGGGCGCACCCTATTGGGATGGCTTTGCGCGGGGGACAATTGTCGGCTTGACGCGGGGCAGTGGACGGGCGAACATTGTGCGGGCAACCCTAGAGGCAATCGCCTATCAAACCCGCGATGTGATTGAGGTGATGACCCGCGATGCCGGACTTTCCCTCGAAACGCTGCGCGTGGATGGCGGCGCGTCACGGAACGATTGGCTGATGCAGTTTCAGGCGGATATAACGGGTGTTCCGGTGGAGCGCCCCGCCGTCACCGAGACGACGGCGCTTGGTGCGGCGTATCTTGCGGGGCTGGCGGTGGGCTATTGGGCATCCCCAATGGAGATTGCCACGAATTGGCGAATGGATCGCCGCTTTGAGCCAGCAATCAGCGCGGAGACGCGAGATCGGCTCTATGCTGGTTGGCAGCGGGCGGTAGAACGTTCGCGGGGGTGGGAGCAAAGCGAGTAG
- a CDS encoding glycosyltransferase family 4 protein, whose translation MRVLLLLDNGASPLARTDCDVLLAHLDRTRIQPIVASLRGSVGDIHLKGRFRFDPRLIFRLQRLIRREKIELVHVLEQAALPIAGRARAAGVPLIGTIYRYEGGTTPRSYLLSSLRYRVLLQGVDQITVPFENVRRALLLLYRHPHPITVISPGLLAPAKDEASSNREALGLPEGALIVMVLPPEFPTSQLLLDRAELALELLKYLIRKVPDVHLAVVGSGNFTSAMQRAAMNYRPGLPVVWCGERSEAEQWAILEQAAVYVDVASAGEVSPGLIRAALAGKPIVAPNIVSVHEVIETNVCGILVEAQNAAEFAAQIARLMQYEGLAGRLGRVAQKRAEERFSVAAQIQALTVFYEQTVYEGR comes from the coding sequence GTGCGCGTTTTACTCTTATTGGACAATGGCGCGTCGCCGCTTGCCCGCACCGATTGTGATGTTCTTTTAGCACACTTGGATCGGACGCGGATTCAGCCTATTGTGGCGAGTTTACGCGGCAGTGTTGGCGATATCCACTTGAAGGGGCGCTTTCGCTTTGACCCGCGCCTGATCTTTCGTCTCCAACGGCTGATCCGCCGCGAAAAGATCGAACTCGTTCACGTTTTGGAACAAGCGGCGCTGCCCATTGCCGGACGTGCGCGGGCGGCAGGCGTCCCCCTGATTGGGACGATCTACCGCTATGAAGGAGGGACAACCCCCCGCAGTTACTTATTGAGCAGCCTGCGCTATCGGGTGCTGCTGCAAGGCGTCGATCAGATCACCGTCCCCTTTGAAAATGTCCGGCGGGCACTCCTGTTGCTCTACCGTCATCCACACCCGATCACGGTGATCAGTCCGGGCTTGCTGGCGCCCGCCAAAGACGAGGCATCGTCCAATCGGGAGGCGCTTGGGCTGCCGGAGGGAGCGCTCATCGTTATGGTGCTGCCTCCAGAGTTTCCGACCAGTCAGCTTTTGCTGGATCGCGCTGAGCTTGCCCTTGAACTGCTCAAATATTTGATCCGAAAAGTTCCCGATGTCCATCTGGCGGTGGTCGGCAGCGGGAACTTTACATCAGCAATGCAGCGGGCGGCGATGAACTACCGTCCGGGCTTGCCGGTGGTGTGGTGCGGCGAACGCAGCGAAGCGGAGCAGTGGGCGATCCTAGAGCAGGCAGCCGTATACGTTGATGTCGCCTCGGCGGGCGAGGTGTCCCCAGGGTTGATTCGGGCAGCGCTGGCGGGCAAACCAATTGTTGCCCCAAATATCGTGAGCGTTCATGAGGTGATTGAGACGAACGTCTGCGGTATCCTTGTGGAGGCGCAGAATGCGGCGGAGTTCGCCGCGCAGATCGCCCGTCTGATGCAATACGAAGGGCTGGCGGGGCGTTTGGGACGGGTGGCACAAAAGCGGGCGGAGGAGCGCTTTTCCGTCGCTGCCCAAATTCAGGCGCTGACTGTCTTTTACGAACAAACCGTCTATGAGGGACGCTGA
- a CDS encoding XRE family transcriptional regulator, whose amino-acid sequence MGDFSDVSAKLKQKRAEKLGLIAPEDRNYAELHLVRARILGVLLRDARIAGGKTVAEMAETLKVAEGTVSAWEFGELSPSLPQLEVIAYVFDIPVSHFWNNEISSTAGQKPPVPMEDYSTIRDRVIGARLQLARQEARLSHAELAVLSGVSPDHIAYYETGAASIPFPELTSLANGVKRSVSDFLEGSGRVGAWLRMQEQYDRFQDLPEELRTFVSQRKNQPYLEIALRLSKLDNSALRTIAESILDITL is encoded by the coding sequence ATGGGCGATTTTTCCGATGTCAGCGCCAAACTGAAGCAAAAACGTGCCGAAAAACTGGGGTTGATTGCGCCGGAAGACCGCAACTATGCGGAACTGCACCTCGTCCGCGCCCGCATCCTCGGCGTGCTGCTGCGTGATGCACGCATAGCAGGGGGGAAAACGGTGGCGGAAATGGCGGAAACGCTGAAGGTTGCCGAAGGGACGGTCAGCGCGTGGGAGTTTGGCGAGTTGTCACCCAGCCTTCCCCAGTTGGAGGTGATTGCCTATGTATTCGATATTCCGGTCAGCCATTTTTGGAATAACGAGATCAGCAGCACCGCCGGACAAAAACCCCCCGTCCCGATGGAGGATTACAGCACCATTCGGGATCGCGTCATTGGGGCGCGGCTGCAATTGGCACGGCAAGAGGCACGGCTGAGCCACGCCGAACTCGCCGTCCTCTCCGGCGTCAGCCCCGACCATATCGCCTATTACGAGACAGGGGCGGCGTCAATTCCCTTTCCCGAACTGACCAGCCTTGCCAACGGCGTTAAACGCTCCGTGAGCGATTTTCTGGAAGGCAGCGGGCGGGTTGGGGCGTGGCTGCGGATGCAAGAGCAGTATGATCGCTTTCAGGACTTACCAGAGGAACTACGGACGTTTGTTTCGCAAAGGAAGAATCAGCCCTATTTGGAGATCGCCCTTCGGCTGAGCAAGCTGGATAACAGCGCCTTGCGGACAATTGCCGAGTCGATTCTCGATATTACGCTCTAA
- a CDS encoding RidA family protein has translation MAHNLISSGTTWEREVGYSRAVRVGNHIWVAGTVAADEDSQPVGVGDAYAQAAYIFKKIERALVEAGGALTDIVRTRLYILREEDAAGVMRAHGEVFGEIRPASTLIRIAGLVNPTYLVEIEVDAFLEG, from the coding sequence ATGGCACACAACTTGATCTCCTCCGGCACAACGTGGGAGCGCGAGGTAGGTTATTCCCGCGCTGTACGTGTGGGAAACCACATTTGGGTGGCGGGGACAGTGGCGGCGGATGAGGATTCCCAACCGGTTGGGGTGGGCGATGCCTATGCCCAAGCTGCCTATATCTTCAAAAAAATAGAGCGGGCATTGGTAGAGGCAGGGGGAGCGCTCACCGATATAGTTCGGACGCGGCTGTACATCCTCCGCGAAGAAGACGCCGCTGGCGTGATGCGAGCGCATGGCGAAGTGTTTGGGGAGATTCGTCCGGCGTCCACCCTGATCCGCATCGCCGGACTGGTGAACCCTACGTATTTGGTGGAAATTGAAGTGGACGCTTTTCTAGAGGGTTAG
- a CDS encoding transposase → MVEYRHSTGVVYALNYPERRSRLPSMWSRSYSIGTIGHVSEKAVKAYIEAQKRS, encoded by the coding sequence ATGGTCGAATATCGCCATAGTACGGGCGTAGTTTATGCGCTGAACTATCCAGAACGGCGTTCGCGGCTGCCAAGCATGTGGAGTCGGAGCTACTCCATCGGCACAATCGGTCACGTTTCCGAAAAGGCGGTCAAGGCGTATATTGAGGCTCAGAAAAGGTCGTAG
- a CDS encoding tetratricopeptide repeat protein encodes MTSAADLQKQGVEMFMQRDYEAAADLFKQAKSAYEAEGKADLAAEMQVNLGLIDRTLGNYESAVNAMNEARKVFVEIADQSREAQVLGNLGGVYLAQGNSEQALTYYREAADTFRDLKDTERYGQTLLAIAEIQMKGGKLMQAAATYEVALDNIAELNLRQKVMRSLIGLKNRLTGTGVPKEDTSTDTSPTEKH; translated from the coding sequence ATGACCAGCGCAGCCGATTTGCAAAAACAAGGCGTAGAGATGTTCATGCAGCGCGATTATGAAGCCGCTGCCGACCTTTTTAAACAGGCGAAAAGCGCTTATGAAGCGGAAGGAAAAGCCGATCTCGCCGCTGAGATGCAGGTGAATCTCGGTCTGATTGACCGCACACTGGGCAATTATGAAAGCGCCGTGAACGCCATGAACGAGGCGCGAAAGGTATTCGTAGAGATTGCCGATCAGAGCCGCGAAGCACAGGTGTTGGGCAATCTCGGCGGCGTTTATTTGGCGCAGGGGAACAGTGAGCAAGCGCTCACCTACTACCGCGAGGCAGCGGATACCTTCCGCGATCTGAAGGACACCGAACGCTATGGGCAAACGCTCCTCGCCATTGCTGAAATCCAGATGAAGGGCGGGAAGCTGATGCAGGCGGCGGCAACCTATGAGGTGGCGCTGGACAACATTGCCGAACTGAACCTTCGCCAAAAAGTGATGCGCAGCCTGATTGGGCTGAAAAACCGCCTGACGGGGACGGGTGTTCCTAAAGAGGATACTTCAACGGACACCTCGCCAACGGAGAAACACTAA